One genomic segment of Sminthopsis crassicaudata isolate SCR6 chromosome 4, ASM4859323v1, whole genome shotgun sequence includes these proteins:
- the LOC141540420 gene encoding UDP-glucuronosyltransferase 1A5-like isoform X3, with translation MARGLRSWPWALVWLALWAACLGFVQGGKLLVFPVDGSHWLSMREVIQELSLRGHETTVVAPELSLHIREGRHYTLKTFPVTFSKDFFKDMMRNNIHKVLQPDPLLKRFFDTISILKNFTNMHLSFCRELVYNKELMKSLEETHYDAILTDPVIPCGAILAQYLSIPTVYFLRGVPCGLDTESTRCPDPSSYIPRMATENTDRMTFLQRVKNILFALPQNVVCHFLYSTFASLASEVLQRDLSIVDVLSHASVWLVRADFVMDYPKPVMPNMIFIGGINCASNKRLSQEFEGYVNASGEHGIVVFSLGSMVSEIPEAKAMEIAEALGTIPQTVLWRYTGKPPSNLAKNTKLVKWLPQNDLLGHPKTRAFITHAGSHGIYEGLCNGVPMVLMPLFGDQMDNAKRMESRGAGVTLNVLEMTSADLSKALKTVINDKSYKENIMRLSALHKDRPISPLDLAVFWVEFVMRNKGAPHLRVAAHDLNWFQYHSLDVIAFLLAIVLTVVFIAVKSCMFCFHKCFGKKGKAKKAPKSKSH, from the exons ATGGCCAGAGGGCTGCGGTCATGGCCCTGGGCCCTGGTGTGGCTGGCTCTCTGGGCTGCCTGCCTGGGCTTTGTCCAAGGAGGGAAGCTGCTGGTGTTCCCCGTGGATGGCAGCCACTGGCTCAGCATGCGGGAAGTGATTCAGGAGCTCAGTCTGAGAGGCCACGAAACTACTGTCGTGGCCCCGGAGCTCTCCCTGCACATCAGGGAAGGACGGCACTACACTTTGAAGACCTTTCCAGTCACGTTCAGCAAGGACTTTTTCAAGGATATGATGcgtaataatattcataaagtattACAACCGGACCCTTTACTGAAGAGATTTTTTGATACAATTTCAATACTGAAGAACTTTACTAATATGCACCTTAGCTTTTGTAGAGAATTAGTGTACAACAAGGAACTGATGAAATCCCTGGAAGAGACCCACTATGATGCCATTTTAactgatccagttattccctgtggAGCCATTCTGGCACAGTATCTGTCCATTCCAACTGTTTATTTCTTGCGAGGAGTTCCATGCGGCTTAGACACTGAAAGCACTCGGTGCCCTGACCCATCCTCCTATATCCCCAGAATGGCCACAGAAAACACGGACCGGATGACGTTCCTCCAGCGGGTGAAGAACATTCTATTCGCTTTGCCCCAGAATGTGGTGTGCCATTTCCTGTACTCGACTTTTGCAAGCCTGGCTTCAGAAGTCCTTCAGAGAGACCTGAGTATAGTGGATGTCCTAAGTCATGCATCTGTGTGGCTCGTGAGAGCAGACTTTGTGATGGATTATCCCAAACCAGTCATGCCCAATATGATCTTCATTGGAGGCATCAACTGTGCCAGTAACAAGCGGCTCTCCCAG GAATTTGAAGGCTATGTGAATGCTTCTGGGGAACATGGAATTGTGGTCTTCTCCCTGGGTTCTATGGTCTCAGAAATCCCAGAGGCCAAAGCCATGGAAATCGCTGAAGCTTTGGGCACAATTCCTCAGACA GTACTGTGGCGGTACACTGGAAAACCACCATCCAATCTGGCCAAGAACACCAAGCTTGTGAAATGGCTTCCACAGAATGATCTCCTTG GTCACCCGAAGACCCGGGCATTCATCACTCATGCCGGCTCTCACGGGATCTACGAAGGACTCTGTAACGGCGTGCCCATGGTGTTGATGCCTTTGTTTGGAGATCAGATGGATAATGCTAAACGCATGGAGTCAAGAGGGGCAGGGGTGACCCTGAATGTCCTCGAAATGACATCTGCCGATCTCAGCAAGGCACTGAAGACCGTTATCAATGACAAAAG ctACAAGGAAAACATCATGCGTCTCTCGGCTCTTCACAAAGATCGGCCAATCAGTCCCCTCGACCTTGCTGTATTCTGGGTGGAGTTCGTCATGAGAAACAAAGGGGCCCCACACTTACGTGTTGCTGCCCATGACCTCAACTGGTTCC
- the LOC141540420 gene encoding UDP-glucuronosyltransferase 1A1-like isoform X11, which yields MTAQYSRALGLLLWVSCLRWAEGGKLLVIPVDGSHWLSLRGVLKELHVKGHKIVVIAPEIVVVAPAVTLHIKEGSFYNLTRYPVPFQREDLESQFRQMNHEIFEKLPFWENFFKTRERLKTTAALLLSVCSHLVHNKELMTELGDEHFDAVFTDPFLPCGPIVAKYLSLPAVYFLHGLPCSLDSAATQGPCPPSYVPRGFSLNTDRMTFLQRVKNMLLALVQVFLCDFVYSPYVHLASDLLKREVTLMELLSYGSIWLLRSDFVKEYPRPIMPNMIFIGGINCAYTKPLSQEFEGYVNASGEHGIVVFSLGSMVSEIPEAKAMEIAEALGTIPQTVLWRYTGKPPSNLAKNTKLVKWLPQNDLLGHPKTRAFITHAGSHGIYEGLCNGVPMVLMPLFGDQMDNAKRMESRGAGVTLNVLEMTSADLSKALKTVINDKSYKENIMRLSALHKDRPISPLDLAVFWVEFVMRNKGAPHLRVAAHDLNWFQYHSLDVIAFLLAIVLTVVFIAVKSCMFCFHKCFGKKGKAKKAPKSKSH from the exons ATGACTGCTCAGTATTCCAGGGCTCTGGGACTCCTCCTTTGGGTGTCCTGTTTGAGGTGGGCAGAAGGGGGAAAGTTGCTGGTGATTCCAGTGGATGGCAGCCACTGGCTCAGTCTGCGTGGGGTCCTTAAGGAGCTGCACGTCAAAGGACACAAAATCGTGGTGATTGCCCCTGAA ATCGTGGTGGTGGCCCCTGCCGTGACTCTCCATATTAAGGAAGGGTCGTTTTATAACCTCACGCGCTATCCAGTGCCCTTCCAACGGGAAGATTTGGAGTCCCAGTTCCGTCAGATGAATCATGAAATTTTCGAAAAATTACCATTTTGGGAAAATTTTTTCAAAACGCGGGAGAGATTAAAAACCACCGCAGCTTTACTTCTGTCAGTCTGCTCTCACTTGGTTCACAACAAGGAGCTGATGACTGAGCTTGGGGACGAGCACTTTGATGCTGTGTTCACCGACCCTTTCCTGCCATGTGGCCCGATCGTGGCCAAGTACCTCTCTCTGCCCGCTGTCTACTTTTTGCACGGACTGCCATGCAGTTTAGACTCTGCTGCCACACAGGGCCCCTGCCCTCCTTCCTACGTTCCTCGGGGGTTCTCTCTGAACACCGATCGCATGACGTTTTTGCAACGAGTTAAAAACATGCTGCTCGCTCTAGTCCAAGTTTTTCTTTGTGATTTCGTGTACTCCCCATATGTGCACCTGGCTTCTGATCTCCTGAAGAGAGAGGTGACTTTGATGGAGCTTCTGAGCTATGGATCCATTTGGCTTCTGAGAAGTGATTTTGTAAAAGAGTACCCCAGGCCAATCATGCCCAACATGATTTTCATTGGGGGAATCAACTGCGCTTATACAAAACCGTTATCTCAG GAATTTGAAGGCTATGTGAATGCTTCTGGGGAACATGGAATTGTGGTCTTCTCCCTGGGTTCTATGGTCTCAGAAATCCCAGAGGCCAAAGCCATGGAAATCGCTGAAGCTTTGGGCACAATTCCTCAGACA GTACTGTGGCGGTACACTGGAAAACCACCATCCAATCTGGCCAAGAACACCAAGCTTGTGAAATGGCTTCCACAGAATGATCTCCTTG GTCACCCGAAGACCCGGGCATTCATCACTCATGCCGGCTCTCACGGGATCTACGAAGGACTCTGTAACGGCGTGCCCATGGTGTTGATGCCTTTGTTTGGAGATCAGATGGATAATGCTAAACGCATGGAGTCAAGAGGGGCAGGGGTGACCCTGAATGTCCTCGAAATGACATCTGCCGATCTCAGCAAGGCACTGAAGACCGTTATCAATGACAAAAG ctACAAGGAAAACATCATGCGTCTCTCGGCTCTTCACAAAGATCGGCCAATCAGTCCCCTCGACCTTGCTGTATTCTGGGTGGAGTTCGTCATGAGAAACAAAGGGGCCCCACACTTACGTGTTGCTGCCCATGACCTCAACTGGTTCC
- the LOC141540420 gene encoding UDP-glucuronosyltransferase 1A1-like isoform X12, with amino-acid sequence MTAQYSRALGLLLWVSCLRWAEGGKLLVIPVDGSHWLSLRGVLKELHVKGHKIVVIAPEVTALIQEATFYDLRRYPVPYRKEDLEVSFQWIQNDPFEKLTVWETFSRTMERMKNNSDLLFTACSHLVYNKELMTRLEDMYFDAVFTNPFLPCGPIVAKYLSLPAVYFGQGMPCNLDLVSMRCPNPSSYIPRSFSGHTDHMTFGQRVKNMALTMAQVFLCNFVYSPYERLASELLDRKVTIVDLLSYGSIWLLRSDFVKEYPRPIMPNMIFIGGINCAYTKPLSQEFEGYVNASGEHGIVVFSLGSMVSEIPEAKAMEIAEALGTIPQTVLWRYTGKPPSNLAKNTKLVKWLPQNDLLGHPKTRAFITHAGSHGIYEGLCNGVPMVLMPLFGDQMDNAKRMESRGAGVTLNVLEMTSADLSKALKTVINDKSYKENIMRLSALHKDRPISPLDLAVFWVEFVMRNKGAPHLRVAAHDLNWFQYHSLDVIAFLLAIVLTVVFIAVKSCMFCFHKCFGKKGKAKKAPKSKSH; translated from the exons ATGACTGCTCAGTATTCCAGGGCTCTGGGACTCCTCCTTTGGGTGTCCTGTTTGAGGTGGGCAGAAGGGGGAAAGTTGCTGGTGATTCCAGTGGATGGCAGCCACTGGCTCAGTCTGCGTGGGGTCCTTAAGGAGCTGCACGTCAAAGGACACAAAATCGTGGTGATTGCCCCTGAAGTGACTGCTCTTATCCAAGAAGCCACATTTTATGACCTCAGACGGTATCCAGTGCCGTACCGGAAGGAGGATCTGGAGGTCAGTTTTCAGTGGATTCAAAATGATCCCTTTGAGAAGTTAACAGTGTGGGAGACTTTTTCCAGAACGATGGAAAGGATGAAAAATAACTCTGATTTGCTTTTTACTGCCTGTTCCCATTTGGTCTACAATAAGGAGCTGATGACCCGCCTGGAAGACATGTATTTTGATGCAGTTTTCACTAATCCGTTTCTTCCCTGTGGTCCAATTGTAGCCAAATACCTCTCTCTTCCTGCCGTCTACTTTGGTCAGGGAATGCCATGTAACCTTGACTTGGTCAGCATGCGATGTCCCAACCCCTCCTCGTATATCCCAAGAAGCTTCTCTGGCCACACAGACCACATGACGTTTGGGCAGCGGGTGAAAAACATGGCGCTCACCATGGCCCAAGTCTTTCTTTGCAATTTTGTCTATTCTCCCTATGAGCGTCTCGCCTCTGAACTCCTTGACAGAAAGGTGACCATTGTGGAC CTTCTGAGCTATGGATCCATTTGGCTTCTGAGAAGTGATTTTGTAAAAGAGTACCCCAGGCCAATCATGCCCAACATGATTTTCATTGGGGGAATCAACTGCGCTTATACAAAACCGTTATCTCAG GAATTTGAAGGCTATGTGAATGCTTCTGGGGAACATGGAATTGTGGTCTTCTCCCTGGGTTCTATGGTCTCAGAAATCCCAGAGGCCAAAGCCATGGAAATCGCTGAAGCTTTGGGCACAATTCCTCAGACA GTACTGTGGCGGTACACTGGAAAACCACCATCCAATCTGGCCAAGAACACCAAGCTTGTGAAATGGCTTCCACAGAATGATCTCCTTG GTCACCCGAAGACCCGGGCATTCATCACTCATGCCGGCTCTCACGGGATCTACGAAGGACTCTGTAACGGCGTGCCCATGGTGTTGATGCCTTTGTTTGGAGATCAGATGGATAATGCTAAACGCATGGAGTCAAGAGGGGCAGGGGTGACCCTGAATGTCCTCGAAATGACATCTGCCGATCTCAGCAAGGCACTGAAGACCGTTATCAATGACAAAAG ctACAAGGAAAACATCATGCGTCTCTCGGCTCTTCACAAAGATCGGCCAATCAGTCCCCTCGACCTTGCTGTATTCTGGGTGGAGTTCGTCATGAGAAACAAAGGGGCCCCACACTTACGTGTTGCTGCCCATGACCTCAACTGGTTCC
- the LOC141540420 gene encoding UDP-glucuronosyltransferase 1A1-like isoform X10, translating into MTAQYSRALGLLLWVSCLRWAEGGKLLVIPVDGSHWLSLRGVLKELHVKGHKIVVIAPEVTALIQEATFYDLRRYPVPYRKEDLEVSFQWIQNDPFEKLTVWETFSRTMERMKNNSDLLFTACSHLVYNKELMTRLEDMYFDAVFTNPFLPCGPIVAKYLSLPAVYFGQGMPCNLDLVSMRCPNPSSYIPRSFSGHTDHMTFGQRVKNMALTMAQVFLCNFVYSPYERLASELLDRKVTIVDVLSHGSIWLLESDFVKEYPKPVMPNMVFVGGVLCVYKKPLSQEFEGYVNASGEHGIVVFSLGSMVSEIPEAKAMEIAEALGTIPQTVLWRYTGKPPSNLAKNTKLVKWLPQNDLLGHPKTRAFITHAGSHGIYEGLCNGVPMVLMPLFGDQMDNAKRMESRGAGVTLNVLEMTSADLSKALKTVINDKSYKENIMRLSALHKDRPISPLDLAVFWVEFVMRNKGAPHLRVAAHDLNWFQYHSLDVIAFLLAIVLTVVFIAVKSCMFCFHKCFGKKGKAKKAPKSKSH; encoded by the exons ATGACTGCTCAGTATTCCAGGGCTCTGGGACTCCTCCTTTGGGTGTCCTGTTTGAGGTGGGCAGAAGGGGGAAAGTTGCTGGTGATTCCAGTGGATGGCAGCCACTGGCTCAGTCTGCGTGGGGTCCTTAAGGAGCTGCACGTCAAAGGACACAAAATCGTGGTGATTGCCCCTGAAGTGACTGCTCTTATCCAAGAAGCCACATTTTATGACCTCAGACGGTATCCAGTGCCGTACCGGAAGGAGGATCTGGAGGTCAGTTTTCAGTGGATTCAAAATGATCCCTTTGAGAAGTTAACAGTGTGGGAGACTTTTTCCAGAACGATGGAAAGGATGAAAAATAACTCTGATTTGCTTTTTACTGCCTGTTCCCATTTGGTCTACAATAAGGAGCTGATGACCCGCCTGGAAGACATGTATTTTGATGCAGTTTTCACTAATCCGTTTCTTCCCTGTGGTCCAATTGTAGCCAAATACCTCTCTCTTCCTGCCGTCTACTTTGGTCAGGGAATGCCATGTAACCTTGACTTGGTCAGCATGCGATGTCCCAACCCCTCCTCGTATATCCCAAGAAGCTTCTCTGGCCACACAGACCACATGACGTTTGGGCAGCGGGTGAAAAACATGGCGCTCACCATGGCCCAAGTCTTTCTTTGCAATTTTGTCTATTCTCCCTATGAGCGTCTCGCCTCTGAACTCCTTGACAGAAAGGTGACCATTGTGGACGTTCTGAGCCATGGATCGATTTGGCTGCTGGAAAGTGACTTTGTGAAGGAGTATCCCAAGCCAGTCATGCCCAACATGGTTTTTGTGGGGGGTGTCCTCTGTGTTTACAAAAAGCCGTTATCTCAG GAATTTGAAGGCTATGTGAATGCTTCTGGGGAACATGGAATTGTGGTCTTCTCCCTGGGTTCTATGGTCTCAGAAATCCCAGAGGCCAAAGCCATGGAAATCGCTGAAGCTTTGGGCACAATTCCTCAGACA GTACTGTGGCGGTACACTGGAAAACCACCATCCAATCTGGCCAAGAACACCAAGCTTGTGAAATGGCTTCCACAGAATGATCTCCTTG GTCACCCGAAGACCCGGGCATTCATCACTCATGCCGGCTCTCACGGGATCTACGAAGGACTCTGTAACGGCGTGCCCATGGTGTTGATGCCTTTGTTTGGAGATCAGATGGATAATGCTAAACGCATGGAGTCAAGAGGGGCAGGGGTGACCCTGAATGTCCTCGAAATGACATCTGCCGATCTCAGCAAGGCACTGAAGACCGTTATCAATGACAAAAG ctACAAGGAAAACATCATGCGTCTCTCGGCTCTTCACAAAGATCGGCCAATCAGTCCCCTCGACCTTGCTGTATTCTGGGTGGAGTTCGTCATGAGAAACAAAGGGGCCCCACACTTACGTGTTGCTGCCCATGACCTCAACTGGTTCC
- the LOC141540420 gene encoding UDP-glucuronosyltransferase 1A1-like isoform X9 gives MSGGLQPRYALFLWTCCLALAKAGKLLVVPHDGSHWLSMHGVLQEMHQRGHEIVVVAPAVTLHIKEGSFYNLTRYPVPFQREDLESQFRQMNHEIFEKLPFWENFFKTRERLKTTAALLLSVCSHLVHNKELMTELGDEHFDAVFTDPFLPCGPIVAKYLSLPAVYFLHGLPCSLDSAATQGPCPPSYVPRGFSLNTDRMTFLQRVKNMLLALVQVFLCDFVYSPYVHLASDLLKREVTLMELLSYGSIWLLRSDFVKEYPRPIMPNMIFIGGINCAYTKPLSQEFEGYVNASGEHGIVVFSLGSMVSEIPEAKAMEIAEALGTIPQTVLWRYTGKPPSNLAKNTKLVKWLPQNDLLGHPKTRAFITHAGSHGIYEGLCNGVPMVLMPLFGDQMDNAKRMESRGAGVTLNVLEMTSADLSKALKTVINDKSYKENIMRLSALHKDRPISPLDLAVFWVEFVMRNKGAPHLRVAAHDLNWFQYHSLDVIAFLLAIVLTVVFIAVKSCMFCFHKCFGKKGKAKKAPKSKSH, from the exons ATGTCTGGAGGACTACAGCCTCGGTATGCCCTATTTCTTTGGACTTGTTGCTTGGCGTTGGCCAAGGCGGGCAAGTTGCTGGTGGTTCCCCATGATGGCAGTCACTGGCTCAGTATGCACGGGGTCCTTCAGGAAATGCATCAACGAGGACACGAGATCGTGGTGGTGGCCCCTGCCGTGACTCTCCATATTAAGGAAGGGTCGTTTTATAACCTCACGCGCTATCCAGTGCCCTTCCAACGGGAAGATTTGGAGTCCCAGTTCCGTCAGATGAATCATGAAATTTTCGAAAAATTACCATTTTGGGAAAATTTTTTCAAAACGCGGGAGAGATTAAAAACCACCGCAGCTTTACTTCTGTCAGTCTGCTCTCACTTGGTTCACAACAAGGAGCTGATGACTGAGCTTGGGGACGAGCACTTTGATGCTGTGTTCACCGACCCTTTCCTGCCATGTGGCCCGATCGTGGCCAAGTACCTCTCTCTGCCCGCTGTCTACTTTTTGCACGGACTGCCATGCAGTTTAGACTCTGCTGCCACACAGGGCCCCTGCCCTCCTTCCTACGTTCCTCGGGGGTTCTCTCTGAACACCGATCGCATGACGTTTTTGCAACGAGTTAAAAACATGCTGCTCGCTCTAGTCCAAGTTTTTCTTTGTGATTTCGTGTACTCCCCATATGTGCACCTGGCTTCTGATCTCCTGAAGAGAGAGGTGACTTTGATGGAGCTTCTGAGCTATGGATCCATTTGGCTTCTGAGAAGTGATTTTGTAAAAGAGTACCCCAGGCCAATCATGCCCAACATGATTTTCATTGGGGGAATCAACTGCGCTTATACAAAACCGTTATCTCAG GAATTTGAAGGCTATGTGAATGCTTCTGGGGAACATGGAATTGTGGTCTTCTCCCTGGGTTCTATGGTCTCAGAAATCCCAGAGGCCAAAGCCATGGAAATCGCTGAAGCTTTGGGCACAATTCCTCAGACA GTACTGTGGCGGTACACTGGAAAACCACCATCCAATCTGGCCAAGAACACCAAGCTTGTGAAATGGCTTCCACAGAATGATCTCCTTG GTCACCCGAAGACCCGGGCATTCATCACTCATGCCGGCTCTCACGGGATCTACGAAGGACTCTGTAACGGCGTGCCCATGGTGTTGATGCCTTTGTTTGGAGATCAGATGGATAATGCTAAACGCATGGAGTCAAGAGGGGCAGGGGTGACCCTGAATGTCCTCGAAATGACATCTGCCGATCTCAGCAAGGCACTGAAGACCGTTATCAATGACAAAAG ctACAAGGAAAACATCATGCGTCTCTCGGCTCTTCACAAAGATCGGCCAATCAGTCCCCTCGACCTTGCTGTATTCTGGGTGGAGTTCGTCATGAGAAACAAAGGGGCCCCACACTTACGTGTTGCTGCCCATGACCTCAACTGGTTCC